Proteins encoded in a region of the Syntrophales bacterium genome:
- a CDS encoding DUF1846 domain-containing protein, translating to MKDRTGFDNEKYISEQQAEILKRVERFNNKLYLEFGGKLLYDFHAARVLPGYDPNVKMRLLQQLKDKADILLCIYAGDIERKKIRADFGITYDSDTLKLIDTIRSWGLDILGVVITRFDHQPAAVVFKNKLERRGIRVYTHRHTAGYPTDIDLIVSDRGYGANSYIETTKPLVIVTGPGPGSGKLATCLSQLYHDYRRGIQSGYAKFETFPVWNLPLKHAVNVAYEAATADLKDFNLIDPFHLDAYEMKAVNYNRDVDVFPVLKRILEKITGGQSFYRSPTDMGVNRVGFAITDMDLTIEAAKQELVRRYFRYRCEYVMGFLEKDTVQRVELFMNAFGIHPEYRRVVVPARNAANQARDMNKGNKGIFCGASMELRDGTIVTGNNSPLLHAASSLVLHAIKHLAEIPPKIKLLTPAITDSVRKLKTQVLKEESVSLDVNEVLIALSIGASANSAAQLALDRLKELEGCEVHITHIPTPGDDAGLRRLGVNLTSDPNFSTTNLFVP from the coding sequence ATGAAGGACAGAACGGGATTTGACAACGAGAAGTACATCAGTGAGCAGCAGGCAGAAATCCTGAAGCGGGTTGAACGCTTCAACAACAAGCTCTATCTCGAATTCGGCGGCAAGCTTCTCTATGATTTTCACGCGGCCCGCGTTCTGCCCGGATATGACCCCAACGTGAAGATGAGGCTGCTCCAGCAGCTGAAAGACAAGGCGGACATCCTGCTGTGCATCTACGCGGGCGATATAGAACGCAAGAAAATCCGTGCCGATTTCGGCATTACCTACGACTCGGACACGCTCAAGCTGATAGATACCATACGGTCCTGGGGACTTGACATTCTGGGCGTTGTCATAACCCGCTTCGACCATCAGCCAGCCGCCGTGGTTTTCAAGAACAAGCTCGAACGACGGGGCATCCGGGTTTACACACACCGGCACACGGCTGGATACCCAACGGACATCGATCTTATAGTCAGTGACCGGGGCTATGGAGCAAACAGCTACATAGAGACTACGAAACCCCTGGTCATCGTCACCGGCCCCGGTCCCGGGAGCGGAAAGCTGGCGACCTGCCTTTCCCAGCTCTACCACGACTACCGGCGGGGCATCCAATCGGGATACGCGAAATTTGAAACATTCCCTGTCTGGAATCTGCCTCTCAAGCATGCCGTCAACGTCGCCTACGAAGCGGCGACAGCCGACCTGAAGGATTTCAATCTCATCGATCCCTTCCATCTTGACGCCTACGAGATGAAGGCCGTCAATTACAACCGGGACGTCGATGTGTTTCCCGTACTCAAGCGGATCCTGGAAAAAATCACCGGTGGTCAATCCTTTTACCGGTCTCCCACGGACATGGGAGTAAACCGGGTCGGCTTTGCCATCACCGATATGGACCTCACCATCGAGGCGGCCAAGCAGGAACTGGTACGGCGTTACTTCCGTTACCGGTGCGAATATGTCATGGGGTTTCTCGAAAAGGACACCGTACAGCGGGTCGAGCTGTTCATGAATGCTTTCGGCATTCATCCGGAGTACCGGAGGGTTGTCGTACCCGCCCGGAATGCGGCGAACCAGGCCCGTGACATGAACAAGGGCAACAAGGGCATCTTCTGCGGAGCATCCATGGAACTGCGGGACGGAACAATCGTAACGGGCAACAACTCACCCCTGCTCCATGCCGCCTCGAGCCTGGTGTTGCACGCCATCAAACATCTCGCCGAAATACCACCGAAAATCAAACTGCTGACCCCGGCGATCACCGATTCCGTCAGGAAACTCAAGACGCAGGTTCTCAAGGAAGAATCGGTGAGTCTCGACGTGAATGAAGTGCTCATCGCACTGAGTATCGGGGCCTCGGCAAACTCGGCGGCTCAACTCGCCCTGGACAGGCTGAAGGAACTCGAGGGTTGTGAGGTTCACATAACCCACATACCCACACCGGGTGATGACGCGGGCCTGAGGCGGCTGGGAGTCAATCTCACCAGCGATCCGAACTTTTCGACTACGAACCTCTTCGTGCCGTAA
- a CDS encoding ComF family protein: MDDPFCGSCFRRITLTGEPLCPLCGTPFAGTDHTSRLCGECIRKPPPYSRARTIGAFNGPLLEAIHLFKYRNHLPAGERLGSLMARWSYDTLSIADYDRIIPVPLHAAKLKERGFNQSLVLARRIARFSAVPVDALSLQKIAPGHPQVGLGRDRRRENVRGTFALRGGTELEGLKVLLVDDVYTTGSTVRECTHVLMKSGVREVAVLALARA, from the coding sequence ATGGACGATCCTTTTTGTGGGAGCTGTTTCCGACGCATCACGCTGACCGGGGAACCGCTCTGCCCTCTGTGCGGCACTCCCTTTGCCGGTACGGACCATACCAGCCGTCTCTGCGGCGAATGTATCAGGAAACCTCCCCCCTATTCCCGGGCCAGAACCATCGGAGCCTTCAACGGTCCCCTTCTCGAGGCGATCCACCTTTTCAAGTATCGCAACCATCTGCCCGCCGGAGAACGCCTGGGCTCCCTGATGGCCCGGTGGAGCTATGACACCCTGTCCATAGCCGACTACGACCGGATCATTCCCGTGCCGCTTCACGCGGCTAAACTGAAGGAGCGCGGATTCAACCAGTCCCTGGTCCTGGCCCGAAGAATCGCCCGGTTCTCTGCCGTTCCCGTGGATGCCCTGAGCTTGCAGAAAATCGCGCCGGGACATCCCCAGGTCGGACTCGGGCGTGACCGGCGGCGGGAAAACGTGCGAGGAACGTTTGCCCTAAGGGGTGGAACGGAACTTGAAGGATTAAAGGTGCTCCTGGTGGATGATGTCTATACCACGGGCAGCACTGTCAGGGAGTGCACCCACGTACTGATGAAAAGCGGTGTCCGGGAAGTCGCCGTGCTCGCCCTTGCCCGCGCCTGA
- the priA gene encoding primosomal protein N': MTLPVSLGKRVLVPFGSRRLTGYIVEVLDQAPRENLRDILDILDSEPLFEEKDLSFYIWASRYYLRPLGKALGGMLPPGIDVKSQRWVTVVPKETASREDLLTDEQQTLLALLRTFPRGRAIRSLKRVMKGSSLDRNLNDLAGLGCITIEDRLSVPRTSKKIETILRPVTDPPQNVKLTDRQRSIMNLVQERRDCSLSFLATRFGRAADTVRALEKKGLLVREERETWRIPDPPPLYCSSSKEIILNDDQEAALGSITGAMDGGSYVPFLLHGVTGSGKTEIYLRAIAKALESGGSALLMVPEIGLTGQLLNRVRERFDSGLLAVFHSGLSDGERYDQWRLVRRGDARILLGTRSAVFVPMKNLRLIVVDEEHDTSYKQDDRMPYNARDLAIVRAGMSSAVVVLGSATPDIQTYHNTLHKGFRYLELPRRVENRSLPEIQIVDMREPDVRRGKDLLISKPLLKALEDTLSAGKQSMLLLNRRGFATFLFCLDCGHVFTCRNCSVTMTHHMNLNRLKCHYCDYAVKAPPLCPNCRGTRIHSFGAGTEKLYQEVASLVPQARIARLDSDIASGRGVYERVLSALDRREIDILIGTQMIAKGHDFPHVTLVGVVSADSSLNIPDFRAAERTFQLLVQVSGRGGRGESPGLVLIQTLNPGNAALVRARSHDYRGFYDDELATRRDLRFPPFSRLVNLRVVSKREERAAELAGALAASARTRIDALGGKGGLSLLGPAEPLHSRIRGIYRRHLLLKGTDGTMLRDLALALLEEAGRAASDIKCDVDPLNFM, from the coding sequence ATGACGCTTCCGGTTTCGCTGGGGAAGCGGGTTCTCGTACCTTTCGGAAGCCGCCGGCTCACGGGATACATTGTTGAAGTCCTGGATCAGGCCCCCCGGGAAAACCTCAGGGACATCCTGGACATTCTCGACAGCGAACCCCTTTTCGAAGAAAAAGACCTCTCATTTTACATCTGGGCTTCCCGGTATTACCTCCGGCCGCTGGGCAAAGCACTCGGCGGCATGCTGCCTCCCGGAATCGACGTCAAAAGCCAACGCTGGGTCACCGTTGTGCCCAAAGAAACCGCTTCCCGTGAGGACCTTCTGACGGACGAACAGCAGACTCTCCTGGCCCTGCTGCGGACATTCCCCCGGGGCAGGGCAATCCGGTCCCTGAAGAGAGTCATGAAAGGGTCTTCACTGGACCGGAACCTGAATGATCTCGCCGGTCTGGGATGTATCACCATCGAAGATCGGTTGTCTGTTCCGAGAACGAGCAAGAAGATCGAAACCATCCTTCGCCCCGTGACCGATCCGCCGCAGAATGTGAAGCTCACAGACAGGCAGCGCTCCATCATGAATCTGGTCCAGGAGCGGCGGGACTGCAGCCTCTCCTTCCTCGCGACCCGCTTCGGCCGGGCCGCCGACACGGTGCGGGCCCTCGAAAAGAAGGGGCTCCTGGTCCGGGAAGAACGGGAAACCTGGCGCATCCCCGACCCTCCCCCGCTGTATTGTTCATCATCAAAGGAGATCATCCTGAACGACGACCAGGAAGCGGCGCTGGGGTCAATTACCGGCGCCATGGACGGAGGAAGTTACGTTCCCTTTCTGCTCCACGGAGTTACAGGGAGCGGCAAAACGGAGATATACCTGCGAGCCATCGCGAAGGCACTCGAATCGGGAGGCAGCGCTCTTCTCATGGTTCCGGAAATCGGTCTCACGGGCCAACTGCTCAATCGGGTCCGGGAACGTTTCGATAGCGGCCTGCTCGCGGTATTCCACAGCGGTCTGTCCGATGGAGAACGGTATGACCAGTGGCGCCTGGTAAGACGGGGCGACGCGAGGATTCTCCTGGGTACCCGGTCGGCTGTTTTCGTTCCCATGAAGAACCTGCGCCTCATCGTCGTCGACGAGGAGCACGACACGTCATACAAACAGGACGATCGCATGCCCTACAACGCGAGGGACCTGGCGATCGTGAGAGCCGGCATGAGTTCAGCCGTCGTCGTTCTGGGTTCGGCAACGCCGGACATTCAGACCTATCACAACACCCTGCACAAGGGTTTCCGCTACCTGGAACTTCCCAGAAGGGTGGAAAACCGGAGTCTCCCCGAGATACAGATCGTCGACATGAGGGAACCCGACGTCAGACGGGGGAAGGATCTCCTGATATCGAAACCGTTGTTGAAGGCCTTGGAAGACACCCTGTCAGCGGGAAAACAGTCGATGCTCCTACTCAACCGTAGGGGATTCGCCACCTTCCTCTTCTGTCTTGACTGCGGCCACGTCTTCACCTGTCGCAACTGCTCCGTTACCATGACCCACCACATGAATCTCAACAGACTCAAGTGTCATTACTGCGACTACGCCGTGAAAGCGCCTCCATTGTGCCCGAACTGCCGGGGTACCCGGATCCACAGCTTCGGGGCGGGAACGGAAAAGCTGTACCAGGAAGTGGCATCCCTGGTACCGCAGGCACGAATCGCCAGGCTCGACAGCGATATCGCTTCCGGCCGGGGAGTCTATGAACGCGTCCTTTCGGCTCTTGACCGCCGGGAAATAGACATACTGATCGGCACCCAGATGATCGCCAAGGGTCACGATTTCCCCCATGTCACCCTGGTGGGTGTCGTGTCCGCCGACAGTTCTCTGAACATTCCCGATTTCAGGGCCGCCGAAAGAACCTTCCAGCTCCTGGTCCAGGTGTCCGGTCGGGGAGGACGGGGAGAATCTCCGGGCCTGGTTCTGATCCAGACACTGAACCCCGGAAACGCGGCCCTCGTCAGAGCTCGAAGCCATGATTACCGGGGGTTCTACGATGACGAACTCGCCACGCGGCGCGATCTGCGCTTTCCTCCCTTCTCACGCCTGGTAAACCTGCGCGTCGTGTCGAAAAGGGAAGAACGGGCGGCAGAGCTGGCCGGAGCCCTGGCCGCGTCCGCCCGGACCCGTATTGACGCCCTGGGGGGAAAGGGAGGACTCTCGCTTCTCGGTCCGGCGGAACCGCTTCATTCCCGTATCCGGGGAATCTACAGGCGACACCTTCTGCTGAAAGGAACAGACGGCACCATGCTTCGCGATCTGGCACTGGCCCTCCTCGAGGAGGCCGGGCGGGCGGCATCGGATATAAAATGCGATGTTGATCCACTGAACTTCATGTGA
- the rsfS gene encoding ribosome silencing factor — MSELSSFADYFIVCSGNSDRQVQAIAEAIRDGLKKNNILPLGIEGERAGQWILMDYGDLVVHIFYEPLREFYNLEGLWSDAPSMEVAEEARNISVADPIP; from the coding sequence ATATCCGAGCTTTCGTCATTCGCCGACTATTTCATCGTCTGCAGCGGAAATTCGGACAGGCAGGTTCAGGCTATCGCGGAGGCCATCAGGGACGGCCTGAAGAAAAACAATATCCTTCCTCTTGGGATCGAGGGAGAACGGGCAGGCCAGTGGATATTGATGGACTATGGAGATCTGGTGGTTCACATTTTTTATGAGCCCCTCCGGGAATTCTATAATTTAGAAGGGCTGTGGTCCGATGCTCCATCCATGGAAGTTGCCGAAGAGGCCCGGAACATCTCCGTTGCCGACCCTATCCCCTGA
- a CDS encoding adenylyltransferase/cytidyltransferase family protein, translating to MQKILCRDELKKTLDGLKERGSRIVFTNGCFDLIHRGHVTYLREAKALGDVLVIAVNSDASVASLKGPGRPIVPEEERVAVVAALESADFVTLFHEDTPQRLIEYLEPHILVKGGDWREKDVAGRDVVERVVIIPSVPGVSTTDIIARIRERLRHES from the coding sequence ATGCAAAAGATTCTTTGCCGGGATGAGCTCAAGAAAACTCTTGACGGGCTGAAAGAACGAGGCAGCCGGATTGTTTTCACAAACGGATGCTTTGATCTGATTCACCGGGGCCATGTCACCTATCTGCGCGAGGCGAAGGCCCTTGGTGACGTGCTGGTCATTGCCGTCAACAGCGACGCCTCGGTGGCTTCCCTCAAGGGTCCGGGCCGTCCCATAGTTCCGGAGGAGGAACGCGTTGCCGTCGTTGCGGCCCTTGAATCGGCGGACTTTGTGACACTTTTCCATGAAGATACGCCCCAGCGCCTTATCGAATACCTGGAGCCCCACATTCTCGTGAAGGGCGGTGACTGGAGGGAAAAGGATGTGGCAGGGCGGGATGTCGTAGAGCGGGTGGTTATCATTCCCTCCGTTCCAGGAGTCTCGACAACGGACATTATCGCCCGCATCAGAGAGCGACTCCGGCATGAATCATAA
- a CDS encoding dynamin family protein, giving the protein MISPDISKKDVSGVTEDVLSFLGQARSIPGLSSGPLREWEQIVKSLAEQLDDQLIRVAVVGAIKSGKSTFINALVGRDYLKRGAGVMTSIITRVRKSPRLEAVLDMKSWDEINDEINKALILFPASSEKTRTAPFDIRNDRERNELDQDLASLDRTQVLGTEAMDSKIALLRSYVKGYDRVRHMLAEESTVQRFEGETRFARHRNFAGEDSLAVYLKDLLLKVPVGGFLDDYTEIGDCQGVDSINPRHLAMIQEYLLRTNLIIYVISSRTGVRRADISFLSLIREMGFSDTLLFVLNSDFTEHTDLEDLENVAGRVKEELSIIVEEPDVFVFSALFTLFRAIEPGLPEKEVLRLEQWKRDVEMAAFSDREQDRFLSVLETRLQRDRVFYLLKNHIDRLSTAAENLREWSAFNRKVLSGDLDEARRAVESLRETHRRLEEQKVVIKDSLDGRSVRIKAVIDDDVERLLDPRFGELSLDMRDFLDRYTVDLRGRVKNMPEEGFSAHLYSLFQAHLYSLFQEFRESLERYIVEKINPRLVSFIREEEKKIEGIFDSVIGLHDELVKEACDQRAAILGQFGISSEGGGGRSMAITPAGIKKSAHPAMPSFLTALHFGADMRAGAIVRFGVYRGIRAIRKIFRRQGGESVNQDVLSALGDALNRIKKETGSSLAFTIGDYKERLKFHHLFLFTDTMAGEIYDTIVDRFRVFSVDMSELASLAEQNQDLKDRTVRMVVDLETQADRALERIRRIEEMLRTG; this is encoded by the coding sequence ATGATTTCTCCCGATATCAGCAAGAAGGATGTATCAGGCGTTACCGAAGATGTGCTGTCATTCCTCGGGCAGGCCCGTTCCATCCCCGGTCTTTCCTCCGGCCCGCTCCGGGAGTGGGAGCAGATCGTCAAGTCCCTGGCGGAACAGCTCGACGATCAGCTTATTCGGGTGGCCGTGGTGGGAGCCATAAAGTCGGGGAAAAGCACCTTTATAAACGCTCTCGTTGGCCGGGACTATCTCAAGAGAGGGGCGGGGGTCATGACCTCCATCATAACGAGGGTTCGAAAAAGCCCCCGCCTGGAAGCGGTCCTGGACATGAAAAGCTGGGATGAGATCAATGACGAAATAAACAAGGCATTGATTCTCTTTCCCGCTTCCAGCGAAAAGACCCGCACTGCACCCTTTGACATCAGGAACGACCGGGAGCGAAACGAACTTGACCAGGACCTGGCCTCTCTCGACAGGACGCAGGTTTTGGGAACGGAGGCCATGGATTCGAAAATCGCCCTGCTCAGGTCCTATGTGAAGGGCTACGACAGGGTCCGGCACATGCTTGCCGAGGAATCGACGGTTCAAAGATTCGAAGGTGAGACCCGATTTGCCCGGCACCGGAATTTTGCGGGAGAAGACTCGTTGGCTGTCTATCTCAAAGACCTCCTTCTCAAGGTTCCCGTCGGCGGATTTCTTGACGACTACACGGAAATAGGGGACTGCCAGGGAGTTGATTCCATCAACCCGCGCCACCTGGCGATGATACAGGAGTATCTGCTCAGGACCAATCTCATCATATACGTGATCAGCAGCAGAACAGGCGTGCGCCGCGCGGACATCAGCTTTCTGTCCCTCATAAGGGAGATGGGGTTTTCCGACACCCTCCTCTTTGTGCTGAATTCCGATTTCACCGAACACACCGACCTGGAGGACCTGGAAAACGTCGCGGGGCGCGTGAAAGAAGAGCTTTCCATCATCGTGGAAGAGCCGGATGTGTTCGTGTTTTCGGCTCTCTTTACTCTTTTCAGAGCCATCGAGCCCGGTCTTCCGGAGAAGGAGGTCCTCCGTCTGGAACAATGGAAAAGGGACGTGGAGATGGCGGCGTTCTCCGACAGGGAACAGGACCGCTTTCTCTCGGTTCTTGAAACCAGGCTTCAGCGGGACCGGGTTTTCTACCTCCTGAAAAACCACATCGATCGCCTGTCCACGGCGGCGGAAAACCTTCGCGAATGGAGCGCTTTTAACAGAAAGGTTCTTTCCGGGGACCTGGATGAAGCCCGGAGGGCCGTTGAATCCCTTCGGGAGACGCATCGCAGGCTCGAGGAACAGAAGGTTGTCATCAAGGACTCCCTTGACGGCCGGTCTGTCAGGATCAAAGCCGTCATCGACGATGACGTGGAGCGGCTCCTGGACCCGCGATTCGGCGAACTTTCACTGGATATGCGGGATTTTTTGGACCGCTACACGGTGGACCTGCGCGGCAGGGTCAAGAACATGCCCGAAGAAGGCTTTTCAGCGCACCTCTATTCCCTCTTTCAAGCGCACCTCTACTCCCTCTTTCAGGAGTTCCGGGAATCCCTCGAACGGTACATCGTGGAAAAAATCAATCCCCGGCTGGTGTCTTTCATCCGGGAGGAGGAAAAAAAGATCGAGGGTATCTTCGATTCCGTCATAGGTCTTCACGATGAGCTGGTGAAGGAGGCCTGTGACCAGCGCGCGGCAATACTCGGGCAGTTCGGCATCAGTTCGGAGGGGGGAGGAGGCCGCTCAATGGCGATAACGCCGGCGGGCATAAAGAAATCAGCCCATCCGGCTATGCCGTCTTTTCTGACCGCTCTCCACTTCGGCGCCGACATGCGGGCCGGTGCTATCGTCAGGTTCGGTGTGTACAGGGGGATCAGGGCCATCAGGAAAATCTTCAGGAGGCAGGGCGGGGAGAGTGTGAACCAGGACGTACTTTCAGCCCTCGGCGACGCCCTGAACCGGATCAAGAAAGAGACCGGTTCGTCTCTTGCCTTCACCATCGGTGATTACAAGGAACGGCTCAAGTTCCACCACCTCTTCCTGTTTACCGATACCATGGCCGGGGAAATCTACGACACGATTGTCGACCGGTTCAGGGTGTTTTCAGTCGACATGTCGGAACTGGCGTCTCTCGCGGAGCAGAATCAGGATCTCAAGGACAGAACCGTCAGGATGGTGGTCGACCTTGAGACACAGGCAGATCGAGCCCTGGAACGCATCCGGCGGATCGAAGAAATGCTGCGGACTGGCTGA
- a CDS encoding ABC transporter ATP-binding protein, translating to MNSHPAIEISNVFFDYNGVPVLEKVTLSIEKGDFVSIVGPNGGGKTTLIKLILGLLVPREGTVRVFGRSPLTIRHAIGYMPQAPSLDPRFPVTVTDVVSMGLLGTHRSLGFSQRSSRDRIVEALGKLGVESLQDSPFSELSGGQRQRVLIARALVKNPELLILDEPTSSVDIVAEQALFDMLDELNRVMTIVVVSHDVGFVSHYVKTVACVNRRVVVHPTSEITGEIISEIYGADVRMIRHDETSSERGCRV from the coding sequence ATGAATAGTCATCCCGCCATTGAAATCAGCAATGTCTTTTTCGACTACAACGGAGTTCCTGTTCTTGAGAAGGTGACTCTCAGCATCGAGAAAGGGGATTTTGTCTCCATCGTCGGCCCCAACGGCGGAGGAAAGACAACGCTCATCAAGCTTATACTGGGACTTCTTGTCCCCCGGGAAGGAACCGTCAGGGTCTTCGGCCGGTCTCCGCTTACCATCCGCCATGCTATCGGGTACATGCCCCAGGCGCCGTCCCTGGATCCCCGGTTCCCTGTCACCGTGACGGACGTGGTATCCATGGGACTGCTGGGTACGCACCGGTCCCTCGGCTTTTCCCAGAGAAGCAGCCGGGACCGGATTGTGGAGGCCCTCGGCAAGCTGGGCGTGGAGTCTCTTCAAGACAGCCCCTTCTCAGAGCTGTCGGGGGGCCAGCGCCAGCGTGTACTTATCGCCCGGGCCCTGGTGAAGAATCCGGAACTGCTTATTCTCGATGAACCGACGTCAAGCGTCGACATCGTTGCCGAACAGGCACTGTTCGACATGCTCGACGAACTCAACAGGGTCATGACCATCGTCGTTGTAAGCCACGACGTCGGTTTCGTATCTCATTATGTAAAAACCGTCGCCTGCGTCAATCGCCGTGTCGTCGTTCATCCAACCAGCGAGATAACGGGAGAAATCATCAGTGAAATCTACGGCGCCGACGTGCGCATGATCCGCCACGATGAAACAAGCTCTGAACGAGGCTGCCGTGTTTGA
- the dksA gene encoding RNA polymerase-binding protein DksA, translating into MKAEQLEYFRALFNQKIEELLREAGKTVSGMTGSSESFPDLTDRAAQESDRDFELRIRDRERKLIKKMKEALERIDNGTFGICSCGKKISEKRLMARPVTTLCIDCKKRQEELEKQRGD; encoded by the coding sequence ATGAAAGCCGAGCAACTGGAGTATTTCAGGGCACTGTTCAATCAGAAGATCGAGGAACTGCTGCGAGAAGCCGGAAAAACAGTCTCGGGCATGACCGGGTCGTCGGAAAGCTTTCCCGACCTCACGGACCGTGCGGCACAGGAATCTGACAGGGACTTCGAACTGAGGATTCGCGATCGCGAGAGAAAACTCATAAAGAAAATGAAGGAAGCCCTTGAACGAATCGACAACGGCACCTTCGGCATATGTTCCTGCGGCAAAAAGATTTCTGAAAAGAGGCTCATGGCACGACCGGTTACGACGCTGTGTATCGACTGCAAGAAACGGCAGGAGGAACTTGAAAAGCAACGGGGCGACTGA
- a CDS encoding YgiT-type zinc finger protein codes for MKKKEGIITFKVDEDLMRLLRNVPNRSEFIRKALVQAFGSVCPLCGGNGMLTPSQYSHWETFSGGHSVEVCSHCNENYLVCSREH; via the coding sequence ATGAAAAAAAAAGAAGGCATCATAACTTTCAAGGTGGATGAAGACCTGATGAGATTGCTCAGGAACGTTCCCAATCGATCCGAGTTCATTCGAAAGGCCCTCGTTCAGGCCTTCGGAAGTGTGTGCCCTCTCTGCGGTGGTAACGGAATGCTCACGCCCAGCCAATACAGCCACTGGGAAACTTTTTCCGGCGGACATTCGGTTGAAGTGTGCAGCCACTGCAACGAGAACTATCTGGTCTGTTCCCGTGAACACTGA
- a CDS encoding zinc ABC transporter substrate-binding protein, whose translation MCSIGFNRLISILFLLCGFVLGSSSEARTDRLEVFVSIPPQVCFVERIGKPVVNVSTLVSPGHSPHTYEPTPKQMAALGRAEIYFRTGVTFERQLVEKIGPLFPDLAVVDTRKGVPLLYFDADGHDHSDRDVDPHVWLDPKRVKIQAAAICDALVKARPAHEDLFRANLGEFLEDLSRVDATISRLLAPLEGEAMYVYHPAFGYFADSYGLRQIAIESDGKEPGPRQLAALIQQAAKDGVRVIFIQSRFAAGYAETLSREIGASVVPLDPLAEDYLENLERSAQIIRRGLMPRSPSGGIENDRDAGTEKEHE comes from the coding sequence GTGTGTTCGATCGGGTTTAACCGGCTCATATCCATACTATTTCTTCTCTGCGGATTCGTTCTGGGGAGCTCCTCCGAGGCAAGGACGGACAGGCTGGAGGTGTTCGTCAGTATTCCTCCCCAGGTCTGTTTCGTTGAACGCATCGGGAAACCCGTGGTAAACGTCAGCACTCTCGTCAGCCCGGGCCACTCTCCCCATACCTATGAACCGACACCAAAGCAGATGGCCGCCCTCGGCAGGGCGGAGATTTATTTTCGTACAGGTGTAACCTTCGAACGGCAACTGGTTGAAAAAATCGGGCCTCTGTTCCCGGATCTGGCGGTGGTGGACACGCGAAAGGGGGTCCCCCTGCTTTACTTCGATGCCGACGGCCACGACCACTCCGATCGCGATGTCGACCCTCATGTCTGGCTTGACCCGAAACGGGTCAAGATCCAGGCGGCTGCCATCTGTGACGCCCTGGTAAAAGCCAGGCCGGCCCATGAAGATCTGTTCAGAGCAAATCTTGGCGAATTTCTCGAAGACCTGAGTCGCGTTGACGCAACCATTTCACGGCTCCTCGCTCCCCTGGAAGGCGAGGCCATGTATGTTTATCACCCGGCTTTCGGCTATTTTGCCGATTCCTACGGGCTCAGGCAGATTGCCATAGAAAGCGACGGCAAGGAACCCGGTCCCCGACAGTTGGCCGCATTGATTCAACAAGCCGCGAAGGACGGAGTCCGTGTCATTTTCATTCAATCCCGGTTCGCCGCGGGCTATGCCGAAACCTTGTCCCGGGAAATCGGGGCCTCCGTGGTTCCCCTTGACCCTCTCGCCGAGGATTATCTTGAAAACCTTGAACGCAGCGCGCAGATAATCAGGCGGGGCCTCATGCCCCGTTCGCCCTCAGGGGGCATCGAAAACGACAGAGACGCAGGCACGGAAAAAGAACATGAATAG